From the genome of Triticum aestivum cultivar Chinese Spring chromosome 1A, IWGSC CS RefSeq v2.1, whole genome shotgun sequence:
GTacattttggtgaggtagcaaccaagttccaTTCTTGTCCATATTGATCTCGtgaaggagtgagttcaccttagttTCAATGACGCATGCTCGAGCCCTTGTTATAGGTCCACGTGATGCTTAATGAGTTGGTGTAGTGTCCATGGGAATGATGGAAGGATGCTTCGCATCACCTCGGCTAGCAAATATGTCTTCCCTCCCACCATCGCCGTTGCCTACACCACCACCGCCCTCGACTTAACAATTACCAATGTGCACTCCCCGAAAGATCATTCCTTGAATAGTGACTTCATGTAACAGATAATGAGACCTTTGAAACTATTTATGTATCTGGAATGTGCAAGGGCTCGAAGAAGATGACAAATATAGTTGCGTAGTCAGGATTTTGCAAAGCCCCAACCAACGCTGCTCAATAGTGATGAATAGTGCTACAGTACGGACAGTAAACAATGGAAAGTGTTGCCGCACCCCAGGCCATGGTCAGTGTAGATTAGGTCCTGGCTACGCTCCTGGACAAATGTATTGTCGTGTGTCACATTGTGTTAGCTGACAATCCTTTTTCCCTTGCATTAGGTAACTCGACTTCTTCAAACTTTGCTCTTTCCTTGTGTCTCATCTCTAACGTTTCGCCACATGTGATGTGGATAGCGGCAGAGCGTGATCGCCACCGCTTGAGATCCTAAATCGTTCTCCCTCACCTCGGCTAGCCAACACTTCACTCTCGGCTAGCCAACACTTCACTCTCACTGCCATTCGTGCATCCACCACCACCAATCTTGACCTAACTATTACCAATGTGTACTCCCCGGCAGATCATTCCTTGAAAGCTGACTCTGTGTGGGGGATGTCAGAGCTGCTCTCGCTCATATTCGATCCTTTGGCTAGTGATGCGGAATTCAACTTGATCCTTACCCAAAGACAGAGAACCACAGCTTGATTGAGTTGTCGCGATCTCATTCAATGGCCTCATTGCATCCCTCTTATTGTTTGAGCTCCCCTTCATGTACCATCTCTTCACTTGGACGAACAAGTAAGATACAGCGACGTTCACATTGGAACACTACAGAATTGCTCGGTTCACATGGTGATCGAACTTTAACCGTGACTTCTTTATTGGACGGGAGACTCGTCCATTCTAAACGGGTTTGtaagagcaacttcaatggagCAACTCATTTCGTCCGCTGATGTCCGTTTAGGTCAGCGCAGACAGAAAAAGCTGTCCAACGCGCCGATCCAAATGGACGCGCGTCCGCTTGGCGTCCGCATGTCGACCCATTTCTGGTCTAATTTTGAGCTGGATTTGCATCGGCGCGGACACGAGATGGACGTGCGCGCCTACTCCTCTCTCCGGGCCTGTCGGTCGATGGCAGCCACCACCATTTCCCCCAAAACCCTCCCGCCTGCGCGCTCCCGCCCCACACCAGCCATGGACGACGtcatcgacctcgacgccgccgccagcctcgcctctctcgcctcgtccggcgccgccgccccctccgggaaaggcaagcctcgtgccccgcgcaagaccgTCGCCGCGGCCAAGCCAAAGAAGTCGCTGACGCCCCGCACaccgggcaagggagtcggccaagaggaaggaccGGAGGCACACCACGGACACGAGGGATgaggccgccgttgccgccgccgtgCAGCAGGAGGTCACCACCGCCCGCGTCGCGGCCTTAACGAGGGAGGCTCTCTacatgctagggttaaaccctagctAGCACAGCCTCCTCAACGCCGTCGTCGCCACGGCCAGCACCGGCTCATCGGCGttccctcggatggtgctgcccgactcgccTCGCGCGTCGGCGTGCAACCCGATGCTCGGCTTCCACGTGTACCTGCATGCCTCcacgcccgcgcccatcgacctcaaagCCACCCCGGTGGCCGGTGGCTCGTCATCGGGCAGCGCGAGGAAACGTGCGCGGCAGACGTCGGCCGGCGTGCTCCCGGACGCCCGCAACCTATTCGAGGGAATGTCGTCCGCCGgcgacgaggactacatgcagaacctcatcttcgagggcggtgcgccggccgctggctacgatcccgacgagacacaaagccaggacggccgcggggcgttcacgccggccgctggctatgatcccgatcGGGCgaccttcatgcgtgatcaggtcggcatcgacctggacggcttcccactcggccacgagttcccggacgactacggctagaggaagaggacgagtgcgacatcgaagtggagcctttgttcgaggaggagctcgccaaccaagccgccagttctaagccgaagcgcaagagtAAGTGCACAAAGGCATACACGGCTACCGAGAACAAACTTCTTTCCGAGTGTTGGtgagacattggacaagaccccaagacgggcgccgaacaaaagcattcaaccttttggATTTGTGTCCACCGAGAatttcatgagcgcaagaagtttccgccTTACCAACTTATGAGCACACGCAGGTGGGTGTCCATTTCCAAGCGAttgagggtgatccaacaagagtgcaacaagttttgcgccattcttgagagcatcaaggcccgccccgtgagcggcatcgacatgcaagacatggtatgctagcaagccgcCCACTTTTTGTGTCTTCAAGTTCATGCTTGTGTGTTCATTTGCAAGCCGCCCTctttttgtaggcatttcaagctttggaggcattcaaggttcaacacaatggcaagtgcttcaacctctcccattgctttcggatcatcaaggacgaggagaagttcaaggcgcaatatgccgccctcaagTCGCATGGGGGAAGcaagccgtggaggaggttggggagggcgagccggcacggccgcgtgggaagaccaactccaagaaggaggataagcggGATGCGGCATCCAATGCCTTGATCGCAAGcatggagggcatgatgaacaagaAAGACTCAAGGGAGGAGGAGTGTGGCGGAGCAAATGGAcgctttcatggagatccaaaggaggaggcttgagatggacgcggagaagcaagccaagatgttcgagctGGACGCGAAGAAgaaagccaagatgctagagatcgaggccgccaacgccaagaccaaggcgaaagaaagTGGCTCTCGCGaccatgatgaccggggtggagatcatgaaggtggatctcaacaccatatcgccaaggaagaggccgtggttcgagaagatgcaggccgacatgctcaaattcgacgacgagtgatctatggcggcgagcgccatcttttttgtatgccggcaggtgtgccggcatgaccacgggggccgcgatggcgaggtcgaactcaagtcccaccctTTTTTGTGTGTGCTAGCATGTGTGTCGGccggctggcgagtgcgccagcatgaactgcGGTGATATTTTTTGGAGCCGGCATTGTATGCCGGCGTTGGCATGATaccggcatgagacatggccgctggcatgatcggccgcggaccttttttttaaattaaatgcggacatgaaatgggtccatgcattgggcgcactgccgacctaAATACAAAACTGGACCGACgccgggcggccgacccaaacggacaaatgcgccatccatttgggtcggcccgttggagttgctctaaatggcggagagagaggggggtgggggTTATGTCTTTCGTACAATATGCCATGAAAAGGTGTGCCATTTACATAGAAGAGCAAACCAGCCTGCCTTTCGGCCTTTTGGTTGCAAGTGCATTTCACTCAAATCACAAGGATGGTACCATCTCCAGTTAGGTTGCAAGTGCATTTCACTCAAAATCACGATGATGGTGCCATCTCCTGTTTACTATAAGATGTACTACTAAGACCAGATAATAACTTCAGCAATAAAACATTTTAACAAGGTTAGGCTGTAGCCCCTGAATCCACGATACATCTGGGGACAATGTGTAGCAAGAGGGCGCCACGATACAAGGAAACAACTCAGAATGCAACTCAGATATCAATGGGGATCATAGCCCTCACAAACAATTTTATAAATGCATCATCTTCAAAGGCGTCCATGAAAAAAAGGGGTTGGCATTGTCCCCCAAGGGGTTTCGTGAAACTCAATGTTGACGCCTCTTTTGACCATGACATGCTGAAGGGTACGATGGGGGCGGTTTTGTGAGACGACAAAGGTAGGTTTATTGCAGAAGGAAATGAAAAGATTGACCATTGTGCGGATGTTCTGATGGCAGAAGCTTTAGCCCTCAAATTTGGACTAACACTAGCGCAAAAGGCATGATGCAATCGCCTAATCATCAACTCAGATAATCTGGAGGTGATTGAGACCATGCAGGATGGAGGACAGTCAACGAGTGCAGCAGCGGCAATTTTCGATGACTGCTTCCACTACGCATGTGATTTTATCGTGACTAGAttcgaacattgtaatagagaggcaaatagagtagcACATGAACTTGCTAAGTTAGCTAGATTTTCTTCAACTTCAGATTGGTTCGAGGAGCCTATCAATGAAATTGTACTCTTCCTCACAAACGATGTATTGGTTATTTCTAATGAATAAAGTTtcattttatttcaaaaaaaaaagagggCGCCATTGGTCCTCCACACGCATTTTTAAAGCAAAAGAAAGCATTATGATCAACCATTGGTACTGAGAAATGGCAGAGCACATGTGTCTTAATTTAGCACAACAACGCCGTGATCAGGGAGTAGTGCTTCACTCTCAATGCTTGAATTACCATCCACGCGAGCTAAGATACACAACAAGCCGGCCAAGTGTCTCGTCCACTGCCTTGTTCCATACGTGAGCCATCTCAGCTGAAACTCCTCTACCGGTGGTTGCACTTGTCTGCAGGATATGTAAAAGGTTCAGTAAGTGATGGCATTCCTTGTAAAAAAAAGAATTagcacatgcaacaaagagtctaAAGTTTCTATCAGAATAAGTTCCCTTTGTGGCCATTGGCTAAGATATATTTAATCGTCACTTTAGTTACAAATGTTGCAAGTTTTAAGATGCTATCTTGATACACAATGCAGCTTTAATATGATTATTTAATGAGTAATCAACTCTTACACCCATATCGTGGCATTACTTTGACAACGCGAAGTTGAAAGAGTATAACAGTGCAGAGGACAACAACAGAACAAGATTGACTGCTACACCAACAGACAGTTTGACAAGTGACTCTCACAACTTCTACTGACGAAAACAGGTCCCAAGCACAGGCCAAAATGTGTGCCATTTTATTAGAATATATTTAATCGTCACTTTTAGTTACAAATGTTGCAAGTTTTAAGATGCTATCTTGATACACAATGCAGCTTTAATATGATTATTTAATGAGTAATCAACTCTTACACCCATATCGTGGCATTACTTTGACAACGCGAAGTTGAAAGAGTATAACAGTGCAGAGGACAACAACAGAACAAGATTAACTGCTACACCAACAGACAGTTTGACAAGTGACTCTCACAACTTCTACTGACGAAAACAGGTCCCAAGCACAGGCCAAAATGTGTGCCATTTTATTGGAATAAAGCATCAAAATTATCGACAAGTCTTTCAGTAAAAAGAAACCAAACATACTGCAAAAACAGGGCAAAAACTAGAAGCGAAAAAGGAAGAAACAAAAACTGGCTGCAGGAGCTAAACTGTAGTCAGGTCAGGAGGCCAACCATTAAGCAGCAGCCAGCCAATCAACTCAACCTTTTGGCTCTGGCGAGACCACCAAAGCACGCAGACCTCTCTGATCTAAGCTACAACTTACGATAACTGCTTAGAAGACTTGTTTTAAAGACTAGCATTTCGTTCCAACCAGGTAGATATGATAACTGAATTGAGTACTGCCTGAATTTTTTTGTTTGTTCACAAACACCAGTCCCAAGAAAGCCATATGATTACGAGGGATTGTTCAGTTTCTTCTGTAGAGCTTACGATAGGAAATGGAATAATAGGGAAAGACACAAGTACACAAGCACCAAATAATATAATTTGTTTTATGTATATAAGGTGGACATTCACAATTTCGAGGTTTGATGGAATCAATGTACGAAGCAATTCTCCAAGTCAAAGTACATAATATTTATAGATAATAGAAATTAGGGTCCATATTGAGAATTTTTATTTTGCTGTGTCTAGAATCTCTAACCACAATCATGCACATACAGGTATTGCAACAACAAAAACTAATTTCAGATTTCCAAACTCTAGTTACAGGTTCTTCATCATGGCAAGCTTATGTTTAACTAGTTCAGGAACACACAACCATTCACCTTACTGGGGTCATCATCTCAATAGCATATTCAATATTTTAGTTGGAGAGTTCCCAGAATCTTTCAGTGTCAACAACACCacagcattaatccttttgggtaAGAAACACAGTGACGGATACATCGTTTTAGGTAACAGGAAATGCCTGGAAACTCGCCCCCTTTCTTCCCAAACTACTCAGCTTGGTTTCCGTTCCAATTTATTTTCTGTGGTCTGGAAGCGTTCCACATGGTATTCCCGACACAACTGGATGAGCCAAAGACACCAGTGCTTTATTTTCAAGAACCATTACAATATCACGAGGACTTTGGAGGATAAACCAATAATCGGTAACTAAGTTCATCACCCTTGAGTGGTTAGAGCATGTCTGTTAACGAAACAAGATCATAACAATAGAAACTTCAACGAGTAGATTAATGAAATTCGATATCAACATTCTGATAGTTACGAACAGTTATAGTACTCTGCAAAAGCAGACACAGGTTAAATGAATCGAAAAAAATGCAGACCTGATAGGAGAAGGATGCTCCCCCAGAGGCCGCGTCGGCGTCGGCAAGGGAGCGGTAGATGGAGCGGCGCTGGTGGAGGACGAAACCCCCCATGGAAACGGAGCCCAGGGCGAACCCGAGGAGGCGCTCCTGTGCGCAGATCCACGCCAAACCCACAAGAAACCGAGCCGAGTGAATCAATCGGTCAACCAATCGAACGGGGCGGACGCGAAATGGAAACGGGGGATGCGAATCCCTTCGGAATCTACAGCCTTGGAGTCAGGATGGGTTACCTGCGCGAGGATGCTGATCATCGTGGTGGCGGCCGCCGGCGAGACGCCGAGGTTGTTGAGAAGTTTCCTCTTTTCGTGTACGGTTTCTGCGGGCCTTCACGATGTGTGGCAGCAGCTGCGCGTGTGCTGGTCATTAGGAAAGGAGCGCTCAAGGGGCCACGGCCATCCTATTTTCTTTTGAGCCCTAAACTTAGAGCATCTCCGGTCGCATCCTCAACATCCCTCTCAGAGTCCCAGACCATTTTTTCCGATGTCAACACAAAAAAAAAGCCACATTTGTGCTCTCTGAACGTCGAAAAGCGTCGGTTCGACCCATTTTTGGCCCGATGACCGCAGGCCAACCCGGCGCACTGGAGGCgatcgggggctccggcgcaaagGAAAAGCATAGCTGGCCCACACCGTCAGGTGAAAAGCACCAGATAGCCAATCCCCGCCGaaaaaatagcagaggttcgccgAGGTAGCCCCTCCACCAGCagttgggcgtttccggccgcgcgcggggggggggggcagtttagcggcgggtacacgcccGCCGGGCGCAAGATATTCGGCGATTTACCTGCCACGGCgagatggactcggatgacgaggaagcgctcgccgcgctgctggaggaggaagccgaggccgacgtccaggaagaagagcatctcatggtacTCGCCGCCCTCggccagctgctggcgagcaatgaaaagccgcggcgaggtggctcggcgccggggcggtgaaagcaaagaaccagtatcgtctcgaaggctactgcatgctttactccgactacttcgccgacgctccactgcacggcgacaaaacatttcggcgctgttatcggatgagccaaaagcttttcctcaggattgtgaattccatccgggagttcgacagctacttcaagtgcaagaaggattgcaccggcaaacttggattcacctcgatccaaaagtgcacgacagcgatgaggatgcttgcatacagagCTCCCGGTGATTCTCTCGACGACTATGAGTTAGCCGAGTCCACCACTATTGAGTGTTTCTACAAATTCTGTCGGGCAAtcgtggcagtgtttggaccgcaatacttgcgaccACCCAATgcagaagacactgctcggatcctagcacagaatgcagcaagaagATTTCccgggatgcttggaagcatcgactgcatgcattggaaatggaagaactgcccatttgcttggcaggggatgtacaaaggcgccaaaggcggttgcagtgtggtacttgagacggtggccacacaggacctctgcatttggcactccttctttggtatgtcaggaactcacaatgacatcaacgtgctgcagtgctcccctgtctttgccaagcttgctgaaggtcattctccttcagtgaactttgaggtcaatgggccgcactacaacaagggatactacctagctgatggcatctatccgagatggtctacatttgtaaAGACTATCTCAAAcgatgtgccaggaggcaagaagttccactttgccaaggtgcaggaggcttgcaggaaggatgtcgagcgggcttttggtatgctccaatctcgatttgctattGTCCgctaccctgctcagacctggtcgaaagatcaaatgtgggagatcatgacttgctgtgtcatcttgcacaacatgatcatcgagagcgagcaggaagagccagcgTTTGACACTGAatcatactacaggcagggtcctctagccgaagttgatcaccaactACCGGCAaactggactgcctacctcagtatgcgtcacgAGATTCGAGatccacaggtgcatcatcaactgcagcaggatctagtggagcacctatggaggctcaagggcgacggcGGGCTTGacatgtgatgaaatatgagtttttatttgttgaactataatTTGTATCgaactatttgttgttgcacta
Proteins encoded in this window:
- the LOC123046126 gene encoding uncharacterized protein codes for the protein MISILAQERLLGFALGSVSMGGFVLHQRRSIYRSLADADAASGGASFSYQTSATTGRGVSAEMAHVWNKAVDETLGRLVVYLSSRGW